Sequence from the Anaerobranca californiensis DSM 14826 genome:
TTTTAGTTTTTGCAGCCTCTCTATTTTACTGCTCATTTTAAAGGTATTTAAAACAGTAGAATAACCTATATTTCCATCTTGTAAAATATTACCTAAATCAATTATGGCTTTGTTTGATGCCTTGGTAAGCCCGACAGTATCTCCTAAAATTCCCGCTGCTAACCCTAAAGCTACTGCCGGTGTTAAAGACACTTCCATTTCTTTATAAAGATAATAGACTAATTGACAGGTAGAATCTACTAACTTGTAAATATAGCCTTGGCTATTCTCTAACAATAAATTGTTTTTGTGATGATCAATTAAAATATAATTTTTAAGGGTTATTCCAGGTAGTTGTTGTATATCCGCTGTATCTACAATAATTACCAAATCATAATCAAGGGTATTTGGAGCAACTTCCACTTTAGCCCCTAACTTATTTATTAGTTCTAATGCATGTTCCGAAACTTTTTGAGGAACAGCTAAAGTTCCTTTAGTTAATTCTGCCATAGCAAAACCAGCCCCTATGGCATCATTGTCAGCATCATCATGGCATAAAACTAAAACCCTTTTACCTTTATTTTCTTTTAATATCTCTACAAATTCTTTCACACTTCACCACCTACTTATCTGTGGTATTAAAGTTTACTTTCTAATTTTATGTTACCACATTTTTAGTCCTTTGTCTTTAAGTTTATAGATATTTAACTTCCCTTTCCAATTCTACTGCAAATTTTTCCTTTACAGTTCTTTGAATATGTTCAATTAAATTTTTAACATCTTGGGCTGTTGCCTCCCCTGTGTTAACAATAAACCCACAGTGTTTTTCAGAAACTTGGGCTCCCCCAATTCTATAACCTCTAAGGCCGCTATCTTCGATAAGTTTGCCGGCAAAATTCCCTGGAGGCCTTTTAAATACAGAACCGGCACTGGGTAATTCTAAAGGTTGTTTTCCTTCCCGTTTTTCAGTAAGTTCATCCATTTTCCCTTTGATCTGGTTATAATCACCTTTTTTCAGTTTTATACAACCCCTAATAATTATGTCATTATATTTTTGAAAAACACTTTTTCGATAACCAAATTCCATTTCTTCTTTATCAATGACAACAATTTCCCCATTTCTAATTGCCCATACCCTTTCTACCACATCACTCATCTGACCTTCATAAGCTCCAGCATTCATAAAAATCCCGCCCCCAAAAGAACCAGGGATCCCTATAGCAAATTCAAAGCCTGTAAGGGAATGTTCTAAAGCCCTTTTACTTATATCAGTTAAGGTCGCCCCACTTTGGGCATAGATTTTTTCACCTTCCACTGTTATTTTATTCAGCTTTTCTGTTAAATTGATAATAATCCCTCTATAACCTTCATCGGATATTAAAATATTTGATCCTTTACCTAATATAAAAAATGGAATATCTAATTCCCTGGCATAGTTTATTAGTTGAAGTAAAGCTTCTTCTGTTTCAGGTGTCGCAAAATAATCGGCAGGCCCCCCAATTTTGAAAGTTGTATAATCTTTTAATGGATGATTTATTTTTAAATTTTCTTCACCTAATATAGTTTTCAATTCCTTTTCTAGCACCATTTTTTCACCTACTCTAATGTCTTTTTAAATCTATTATACCTATAAAGTAGATAAAAATAAAGAAAAAGACATGATTTTTGGGATTTTCCTAAATCATGCCTTTTTTTACCTGTATTAACTTCTATGCCAAACTTTAACCATACCAAATCCATTGTTATTTCTTTCTCCAAAACCACAGGAGTATCCCACCCGTATGAGGTCTGGGCTCCCCTTTACCACAAAGGGAACCATATATCCTAACACTTTAACACCGTTATAATCTATTAATCTACTAGTCCGCTTTTTATTTTCTAGATAGTTTTTATCAAAAATAATTTCTAACCTTTCGTTTTTGGGGAAAGAATTATATAAATAATAATATTTTTGTACTAGGTCATACCTTAAGTTCTCCACAAAACATTTATTTTCAATTCTACAGTAAAGCTCCCTTTTTGCTCCCCTTCCCATAGAGGAAATGGTAATAGGGGACATACAAGTAAACTCCATGTCATTGGTAAACTCCGGATCATCTAATATCCTCACTTGTTTGAATTCAAACTCCCCTTGCCCCATTGGGTAACAACCCATTTTTGTTAAACCCTTCACAAGCCCATCTATAAAAAAAGGATTTGGTGATGATACATACCAATGGACTTCTTCTCCTAAATTAACTATTTTATCCCCACTTATTTCATAGTGGGAAAAATATAGTTGGGAAAAGGTATAATATTTAAAAGGTTTACCTTTGTGAAACATGGCACTTTTGTTGTCAAAAAGGGATTCCATAATTAGTCTTGATAAATTATGATTATAGTTAAAATCTATTTTGGCACCTTTATCACAATTAAAGGTCACTTCTATTCGCATTTTGGAATCCTCCCATCAAAGATATTTCCCCCAACGGTGTTATAGTACAAACTTATTTTAATTATAATATTCTATTTAAACTAATGCAATAGGAATAACTTTATCTAAAGAGATTTTATCCCTTGTTATTAAACAGCTATAACAATAGGCCTTTACTCCACTTTCCACAGCTTTAATAAAACTTTGGGTAAAATCTAGATCCCTTTCTTTGTTTGGGGAAAAAAAGGAAGGGTCATTTCTCTGTACCATAAATACTACACTACCTCGGTACCCTTCTTTAACAGCTTCTATTAGTTCTTCTAAATGCCTAGTACCTCTAGTGGAAGGTGCGTCGGGAAATTTAGCAATACCATCCTCTACTAAAGTTACAGACTTTACTTCTATAAAACCAGGACATCCCATTTTATCCACTACAAAAAAATCAAACCTACTATTCTTATATTTAACTTCCCGCTCAATTCTCTGAAATTGTTCGAATTCCTTTAAAGAATTGTTTAATAAAAGTTTTTCCATAAAGTTATTTGGTAAGTGGGAATCTAAACAAACCCAAACCCCCTCTTGGGATTTTACATGCAATAGATCAAAGTTTGTTTTCCTTTTGCCATTGGAACCTTTAACTCTAAGATAGATATCGGCTCCCGGCAATAATAGCTCTTTAAGCCTTCCCGATGTTGGGACATGGACAAGTTGTTCTTTTCCATCTATTAAAGCTTTAGCTACAAAACGATTTAATCTTTCAATAAATTTCCCTTCTACAACCTTTTCTGTAATCTCAATATACTTCAAATTATCATCTCCTAATAATAGAATAAAGGGCTGGAGCTAGTAAAAATATCAAAATCAAGATCATAGTTATTAAGAAAAAAATTTCAAATCCTTTATTCTTTACCCCCTTTTTTTCATAGCTGCTATAAGAAAGGTATAACAGTAAAGCTGAAATGATTATAAAAACAGGTCGGTAAGGTGTTAAATATGAAGCGAAAACTGCTAATCCACTGGCCCCCAGGGATATAAAAATGATTGGCCCCATTCAACAAATTAAAGCAAAAAATGAACTAAATACCGATAATATACTCATCAACTTTTCTTTCATAAAATTAAAACCTCCTAAATAACCGTTATTTTTGACATTATCCCTTTAATAATTTATATTATAAAGAGATATTATGGTTTTTGGGGGAATAAAAATGATAATTTTACAATGTAATGATATTGATAAATACTATAATGGTGAACCTATATTTCAAAATGTTTCTTTACAAATCAAAGCCGGTGAAAAGGTCGCTTTAGTTGGAAACAATGGTAGTGGAAAAACCACCCTTTTTAATATTTTAAATGGTACCTTAGATTACGATAAAGGTCAAGTTATTTTAAATAAAGGGGTAAATATAGGGTTCCAGAGGCAAGATGGTGATTTAAACCCTGACAATACTCCCGTTTCTGAGTTAACCGGTGTCTTTCAATATCTTTTAGAAATGGAAGAAGAAATCCGCAATTTAGAGCAGGAAATGGCTTCTTTGAAGGGTGAGGAGTTAGAAAAAATCCTTAATAGATATAGCCTTCTAACAGAAGAATTTGCAGAAAAAGGGGGCTACCGCTATAAAAGTGATGTCTATGGAGTTTTGCGGGGCTTAGGGTTCACAGATGAACAATTTTCCCAGAAAATAGCAACATTTAGTGGTGGTGAACAATCCCGTTTATCTTTAGGAAAACTGTTATTATCTAAGCCAGACCTACTATTCCTCGATGAGCCCACCAATCACCTGGATATAGAAGGTGTTAAGTGGCTAGAAAGTTTTCTTAAGGACTATAAAGGTGCCGTTTTTGTCATTTCCCACGACCGCCAGTTCCTTGACCATTTTGTTACTAAAATCTACGAACTGGAAAATGGCAGTTTAAAGGTATTTCATGGCAACTATAGTTTTTATGCAGCAGAAAAGAAAAAACTCAGGGAAAAATTACTGAAAGATTATCAAAAACAACAAGAATATATTGAGAAAACCCAAGATTTTATCCGCCGGAATATAGCTGGACAGAAGACTAAACAAGCCCAAAGCCGGAGAAAGGCTTTGGAAAAACTAGAAATAATTGAAGTTAACGGAGAAGATAGAAGGGCTAATTTCCAATTTCAATTAGATAGCCAAAGTGGCCGGTTTGTTTTAACGATAAAGGATTTATTCCATTGTTATGGTGATCATCCAGTTTTAAAGGGAGTCTCTTTTATAATAGAGCGGGGTGAGAAGGTAGGTTTAGTTGGCCCTAATGGTTGTGGAAAGTCAACAATACTTAAGTTAATCAATGGTGAAATACCTGTCCAAAGGGGTGAAATTATCCTAGGTCACAACGTTTGTTTAGGATATTTTAGCCAACAGCGAAAAGATTTAAATCCCTCCAATAATTTAATGGAAGAAATATGGGATGTTAAGCCTCAATGGACTGGAGGTTCTGTTCGCTCTTATCTGGCAAAATTTTTGTTTACAGGGGAAGATGTCTTTAAAAGGGTTGGTGATTTAAGCGGTGGTGAACAAAGTAGACTAGCACTGGCAAAGTTGATTTTAACTAAAAGTAATTTCTTAATCCTTGATGAGCCTACTAACCATTTAGATATAGTTTCTAAAGAAGTGCTAGAGGAAGCCCTTTTAGAATATCCCGGTACCATTTTAGTCGTCTCCCATGACAGATACTTCTTAAACAAAATTACAAATAAAACATTAGAATTAAAGGCTGGAAAAACCACTACATTTTTAGGTAATTATAACTATTATCTAGAAAAATTAGAACAGTTGAGGATTGAGGAACAATTTGAGAATAACAAATCAAAGGATAAATCCCCAAAATTAAAGGAAAAAAATTCCGGGAATAAAATTAAGCAATTACAAAAACAACTAGAAGAAATTCAACAACAAATTGAAAAGACAGAGGAGCTGATAACTGAATGCGAACAGCTTCTCTGTCAACCTGAAGTTTATTCTAATAGTGAAAAGAATTTAGAAGTAACTAGAGAATATAATAACCTAAAGGAAAGTTTAGAATTGCTTTATGATAAGTGGGAAGAATTAGAAGGGGAATTATCTAAAGAAAATACGTAAAGAATTGGTAATGCTAAAAATATCATTGCAGTGGCGGCAGCGACTATCCCGGAATCATTAAAGAAAAGGGCTGCTAAACTACCTGCTAATATTGCTTTTATACCCCGATAATAGTGTTTTTCTTTGACAAAGGAAAACTTTTTCGGAGGATAAAAACCAATAATTATGGTACTAACTAATAATACTGCAAAGATTCTGCTCCAAATACTAAATCTTATTAACCTCCAATTTGTTGAAAGTTTTCTAATTATAGCTAGTAAGATTTCTTCTAAACGATTGGCATTTTCACCGGAAAAAATCCTTCCAATATGGGTTTGATCCTGGGAAAGAATATTGATGGTTATCATAGCAGTTAGTGCTAATATAAAAACTGTTCCTAAGGCAAGGAGATACTTAATCCATCCCTTGCCTTTTTTTATATCCATCAAGGCTACGGCAAAAGTTACAGCTAGAGAAAGGGTTCCTCCAAAGTTTGTTCCCCAAAAAGGTGCCATCATGATAAAGGCTATTGCTCCATATATAACATATAGCCATTTTTTCCTTTCAGGTCTTTGTATTAATGGGAAAGTGGCTATTATTGAACTACCGATAATTACTCCCATATATTCATTACCTATACCATAAAATCTAGCCCCTGCTATGACGTCATAGCCTAAAATAGATTGTTTTTGTAAAAAACTATTAAACATAGTATCTATTAGGATAGCTGTTAAAGTAATTCCACTTAATGTTATGATTCCAGAAATAGGATTTTTTATATATCTCCTAATTAAAATTGCAGTGATGCCACACAATAAATAAAAGGTAATTAAATAAAGGACAAGGGGTAATGGGCCAAAAATTGGCATTAAAAGAAATATCAATGGTCCTGCCATAGCCGTTAGAATTAAAGAGCTAAAATATTCCATTGGGATACTTTGTAATTTTAAGTTTATTAAAAATGCGACAACTATAATTATAGTTATAACTATATAGATTCTAATGGTAATTGGCCGTTGATTAAAAACGGTATTAATTTGTTTTAAACGGGCGAAAATAAAACTCTGGTGTTCTTTTCTTTCTATTACTTTGATCACTGAACCATAAAAGGTGGAATCTTTGATACCATAGTTACTCAGAATACTAGGAGCTAAATCTAAAGTAGTTATTACCCCAGGTCTTTTAGTGGAAGGGGCAGTTAAAATCCCACCCTTTTTCCCTTTTTGATAATGATAGATTACTGGGATGTTTTCCCCCTCTTCCCGATAACTTAAAGGAGCATTTAAGGTAAGGAGATATAGATGATCTCTGTCTTCCATAACATTTAGAAGATAGGTAAATAGTATATCCATTTCCTTGATCATTTCTGCCCTTAACTGTTCAAGTCTTTCCCATTGATAAAATCTATAATATTCATCTAAACGGTGGGTATCCCCTGTATCAATGACAAAGACATTACCTTTTGGGAGATAGTAGCTTAAATACTCAATAACTTTATCATAATCTGTACTTGAGCCCCCAGGTATTTTATCGTTTTCTTTCAATATCCTTTCATCTATTACTCCATAATCTACTACTCCATTGCTGTCCATTAAAATTGCTGATGTGTGCCGCTTAATATCAAAATCATCGGAATTTCCGATAACAACCCTTTTAAGTCCCTGTTCTTTTAAAAGGTCTGCCATTTTCCCCACTTCAACGGTATGGGATAAGTTGCTATTAATATATTGAATATTGTTAATATAGGGGTTAAAGGTCATTTCTTCCATTAGCCTGAAATTATTAAAGGTATGATAAATCCTTTCTGCATAAATATCTTCATATATCTCCCCTTTATTAAAAAAGTAGTTTCCATATGGTGCTAATGCTCTACTTCCAGACCCAATTGTCATAGCTTGATTTTCTGAAGATTTTCCC
This genomic interval carries:
- a CDS encoding ABC-F family ATP-binding cassette domain-containing protein, which encodes MIILQCNDIDKYYNGEPIFQNVSLQIKAGEKVALVGNNGSGKTTLFNILNGTLDYDKGQVILNKGVNIGFQRQDGDLNPDNTPVSELTGVFQYLLEMEEEIRNLEQEMASLKGEELEKILNRYSLLTEEFAEKGGYRYKSDVYGVLRGLGFTDEQFSQKIATFSGGEQSRLSLGKLLLSKPDLLFLDEPTNHLDIEGVKWLESFLKDYKGAVFVISHDRQFLDHFVTKIYELENGSLKVFHGNYSFYAAEKKKLREKLLKDYQKQQEYIEKTQDFIRRNIAGQKTKQAQSRRKALEKLEIIEVNGEDRRANFQFQLDSQSGRFVLTIKDLFHCYGDHPVLKGVSFIIERGEKVGLVGPNGCGKSTILKLINGEIPVQRGEIILGHNVCLGYFSQQRKDLNPSNNLMEEIWDVKPQWTGGSVRSYLAKFLFTGEDVFKRVGDLSGGEQSRLALAKLILTKSNFLILDEPTNHLDIVSKEVLEEALLEYPGTILVVSHDRYFLNKITNKTLELKAGKTTTFLGNYNYYLEKLEQLRIEEQFENNKSKDKSPKLKEKNSGNKIKQLQKQLEEIQQQIEKTEELITECEQLLCQPEVYSNSEKNLEVTREYNNLKESLELLYDKWEELEGELSKENT
- a CDS encoding DHH family phosphoesterase, translated to MKEFVEILKENKGKRVLVLCHDDADNDAIGAGFAMAELTKGTLAVPQKVSEHALELINKLGAKVEVAPNTLDYDLVIIVDTADIQQLPGITLKNYILIDHHKNNLLLENSQGYIYKLVDSTCQLVYYLYKEMEVSLTPAVALGLAAGILGDTVGLTKASNKAIIDLGNILQDGNIGYSTVLNTFKMSSKIERLQKLKAATGGKVYEFSDCILVYCQPDKNFLYYVANMFLELGADLALVGYKEGDWIHLRLVKSNQCLTSHNVYEIVKKASENMVVENFWGDQYFAGFKGQGEYDFFIQRILGEIENISNNKNLPN
- the cas6 gene encoding CRISPR-associated endoribonuclease Cas6; the protein is MRIEVTFNCDKGAKIDFNYNHNLSRLIMESLFDNKSAMFHKGKPFKYYTFSQLYFSHYEISGDKIVNLGEEVHWYVSSPNPFFIDGLVKGLTKMGCYPMGQGEFEFKQVRILDDPEFTNDMEFTCMSPITISSMGRGAKRELYCRIENKCFVENLRYDLVQKYYYLYNSFPKNERLEIIFDKNYLENKKRTSRLIDYNGVKVLGYMVPFVVKGSPDLIRVGYSCGFGERNNNGFGMVKVWHRS
- the sfsA gene encoding DNA/RNA nuclease SfsA: MKYIEITEKVVEGKFIERLNRFVAKALIDGKEQLVHVPTSGRLKELLLPGADIYLRVKGSNGKRKTNFDLLHVKSQEGVWVCLDSHLPNNFMEKLLLNNSLKEFEQFQRIEREVKYKNSRFDFFVVDKMGCPGFIEVKSVTLVEDGIAKFPDAPSTRGTRHLEELIEAVKEGYRGSVVFMVQRNDPSFFSPNKERDLDFTQSFIKAVESGVKAYCYSCLITRDKISLDKVIPIALV
- the murB gene encoding UDP-N-acetylmuramate dehydrogenase, whose amino-acid sequence is MVLEKELKTILGEENLKINHPLKDYTTFKIGGPADYFATPETEEALLQLINYARELDIPFFILGKGSNILISDEGYRGIIINLTEKLNKITVEGEKIYAQSGATLTDISKRALEHSLTGFEFAIGIPGSFGGGIFMNAGAYEGQMSDVVERVWAIRNGEIVVIDKEEMEFGYRKSVFQKYNDIIIRGCIKLKKGDYNQIKGKMDELTEKREGKQPLELPSAGSVFKRPPGNFAGKLIEDSGLRGYRIGGAQVSEKHCGFIVNTGEATAQDVKNLIEHIQRTVKEKFAVELEREVKYL